A single genomic interval of Megalobrama amblycephala isolate DHTTF-2021 linkage group LG17, ASM1881202v1, whole genome shotgun sequence harbors:
- the LOC125251096 gene encoding tripartite motif-containing protein 16-like: MSLYLYNKMAESSVSLAQDQFSCSICLDLLKDPVTIPCGHSYCMNCITGCWDQDDQKGVYSCPQCRQTFTPRPVFGKNTMLAEVVEKLKKTKLQAARPVQCYTESGDVECDVCTGDKNKAIKFCLVCLNSYCQNHLEQHESFFKNKKHNLMDATGRLQEMICPQHEKLLEIFCRTDQNCICYLCTMDEHKNHDTVSAAAERTEKQRQLEETQRKLQQRIQEKQRELEDLREAVESHKRSAQAAVEDSERIFTELIHSIERSRSEVTQLIRDQEKAAVSRAEEILEQLEQEIDDLRRRDTELEQLSHTDHHIHFLQSFQSLSVPPGSTDSSSITVSSRLSFDEVGKSVSHLREKLEHFCREEIEKISGRVRIINIIPTPEPKTHEEFLQYSRRLTLDPNTANKNLVLSKGNRVIKYTDTVQRYPDHPDRFDGCRQVLCRESVCGRCYWEVEWNGVVDISVSYKSISRKGQGDDECRFGCNDQSWRLYCFSSSCSFWHNNKQTELPVVSSSCRIGVYVDHSAGTLSFYSVSDTMTLIHRVHTTFTQPLYPGFKVFGSVKLCEVLE, from the exons ATGTCTCTCTATCTGTACAATAAAATGGCAGAATCCAGTGTTTCTTTGGCTCAGGATCAGTTCAGCTGTTCAATCTGTCTGGATCTactgaaggatccagtgaccattccctgtggacacagttactgtatgaACTGTATTACAGGCTGCTGGGATCAGGATGATCAGAAGGGAGTCTACAGCTGtcctcagtgcagacagaccttcaCTCCAAGACCTGTTTTCGGTAAAAACACCATGCTGGCTGAAGTGGTGGAGAAACTCAAGAAGACAAAACTACAAGCTGCTCGTCCTGTTCAATGTTACACTGAATCTGGAGATGTGGAGTGTGATGTCTGTACTGGGGACAAAAACAAAGCCATCAAGTTCTGTCTGGTGTGTCTGAATTCTTACTGTCAAAATCatctggaacaacatgagagtttcttcaaaaataaaaaacacaatctaATGGAtgccactggacgactgcaggagatgatctgcccTCAACATGAGAAACTGCTGGAGATTTTCTGTCGTACTGATCAGAACTGTATATGTTATCTGTGTACAATGGATGAACACAAAAACCACGACACTGTATCAGCTGCAGCAGAGAGGACTgagaaacag AGACAGCTGGAGGAAACTCAGAGAAAATTACAGCAGAGAATCCAGGAGAAACAGAGGGAGCTTGAGGAtctgagagaggctgtggagtctCACAAG cgctctgcacaggcagcagtggaggacagtgagaggatctttACTGAGCTGATCCACTCCATTGAGAGAAGCCGCTCTGAGGTGACAcagctgatcagagatcaggaaaaggctgcagtgagtcgagctgaagaAATACTGGAGCAACTGGAGCAGGAGATTgatgatctgaggaggagagacactgagctggagcagctttcacacacagaTCATCACATCCATTTCCTCCAG agtttccagtctctctctGTCCCTCCTGGATCTACAGACTCATCCAGCATCACTGTCAGTTCTCGTCTCTCTTTTGATGAAGTTGGTAAATCTGTGTCTCATCTGAGAGAGAAACTGGAGCATTTCTGCAGAGAGGAGATAGAAAAGATATCTGGCAGAG TGAGAATCATTAACATCATTCCCACCCCTGAACCCAAGACCCATGAGGAGTTCCTCCAGT ATTCCCGTCGACTCACTTTGGATCCAAACACAGCGAATAAAAACTTGGTACTGTCTAAAGGGAACAGAGTGATTAAATACACTGACACAGTCCAGcggtatcctgatcatccagacagatttgatggtTGTcgtcaggtgttgtgtagagagagtgtgtgtggacgctgttactgggaggttgAGTGGAATGGTGTGGTggatatatcagtgtcatataagagcatcagcaggaagggacaGGGAGATGATGAGTGTAGATTTGGAtgtaatgatcagtcctggaggtTATACTGCTTTTCCTCCAGTTGTTCATTCTGGCACAATAACAAACAGACTGAACTCCCTGTAGTCTCCAGCTCTtgtagaataggagtgtatgtggatcacagtgcaggaactctgtccttctacagcgtctctgacacaATGACCCTCATTcacagagtccacaccacattcactcaacctctctatcctgggtttaaaGTTTTTGGATCAGTGAAACTTTGTGAGGTATTAGAATAG
- the LOC125250951 gene encoding transcription termination factor Rho-like — protein sequence MSSGNRRGLRVRGGGQGRGRRGRGDRERGDRERERRAEDVGGRAEDVGGRARRAEDVGRGEKFEEMDRLEGNGIVERENIRRGGQGGRGGQRGRGDQDGRGGRRGRMRVGYTRVSNEIRATLIDHVINHGLSLREAGQRVQPNINKSTVASIIRTFQRENRIEVREHSGGRTRLFSVEQEHAIVDMVVQNNTLRLKEIQQRITQDNQLFHNIHQCRLSTIDRVLRRNAIRMKQVYKVPFERNSIRVKELRFQFVQGDQGQMVWNFVVVWDNVQFHHSALVQEWFENHPQFRMVFLPPYSPFLNPIEEFFSSWRWKVHDRNPYNQM from the exons atgaGCAGTGGAAACAGAAGAGGTTTAAGAGTGAGAGGTGGTGGCCAGGGTAGagggagaagaggaagaggagataGAGAAAGAGGAgatagagaaagagaaagaagagcTGAAGATGTAGGAGGAAGAGCTGAAGATGTAGGAGGAAGAGCGAGAAGAGCTGAGGATGTAGGAAGAGGAGAAAAGTTTGAAGAGATGGATAGATTGGAGGGCAATGGTATAGTGGAAAGAGAAAATATAAGAAGAGGTGGAcagggaggaagaggagggcaaagaggaagaggagaccAAGATGGAAGAGGAGGGAGGAGAGGTAGAATGAGGGTAGGGTACACGCGTGTTTCAAATGAAATTAGAGCCACACTTATTGACCATGTCATAAATCATGGTCTCTCACTGAGAGAAGCTGGCCAGAGAGTTCAGCCCAATATAAACAAATCCACAGTGGCTTCAATTATCCGTACATTTCAGAGGGAAAACCG AATTGAAGTTAGAGAACATTCAGGTGGACGAACAAGACTTTTTTCAGTTGAACAAGAGCATGCCATTGTTGACATGGTGGTCCAGAACAACACCCTCCGCCTCAAAGAAATTCAGCAAAGAATAACACAGGACAATCAACTTTTCCACAATATCCACCAATGTAGACTCTCCACAATTGACCGTGTTCTAAGAAGAAATGCTATCCGAATGAAGCAAGTATACAAAGTGCCCTTTGAGAGGAACTCCATTAGAGTGAAGGAGTTGCGATTCCAGTTTGTTCAA GGTGATCAGGGGCAAATGGTGTGGAATTTTGTAGTTGTTTGGGACAATGTCCAATTCCACCATTCAGCACTAGTGCAAGAGTGGTTTGAGAATCACCCACAATTCAGGATGGTGTTTCTTCCACCATATTCTCCTTTCCTGAATCCAATTGAGGAATTCTTCTCCTCTTGGAGATGGAAAGTACATGATCGCAACCCTTACAACCAA